The following nucleotide sequence is from bacterium.
GTTTTACGGATTTTTGGGGCGGAGGAGTTAATCCGTAAGGATTTTACACATTATCTGTTGCAACGGATGTAACTTCTTATTATTTTAAAATAGTATTCACGTCTCTATTTTTTGGGAGAGTACTTTTTATGACAAAAAAGAAAATTGCAGTTATTTTCGGAGGGAGGTCTCCGGAGCATACAATATCCATAACTTCTGCAATGGGCATTTTACAAAACATAGACCGCAGTGAATATGAAGTTGTGCCTGTCAGAATTTCCATGGAAGGCGAATGGAACTATCTTCCGGATCTCGAGCTCCCCGAATCATTGGAGGATCTTAAAAACCCGGGGTTCCCTGCATTCCTGGGTGACCCTTCCACAGCAGGGCTGATAGTCATGGAAAATGATAAATTCCGAACTTTAAAACTTGATGCTGTATTCCCTGTACTTCACGGCCCGTTCGGAGAGGACGGGACAATTCAGGGCCAGATTCATATGGCAGGGCTGCCGTGCGTGGGCGCTGGTATTGCAGCTTCTGCTCTAGGTATGGATAAAGTTTTGATGAAAGAAATTTTTTTACAGGATGAACTGCCTGCAGTTGATTTTATATGGTTTCTGCGTTCAGCATGGAGAGAAAAACAAAAAGAGATTACACAGGCAGTTGAAAAAGAGATAGGATTCCCCTGTTTTGTAAAACCGGCAAATGCAGGGTCCAGTGTGGGGATTACAAAGGTTAAAGATGTCTCTTCCCTGGTTCCTGCAGTTGATGAAGCAGCGCAGTATGACCGCAAAATACTGATTGAAAAGGGTATTAACGGCAGAGAGTTTGAATGCGGTATTCTGGGGAATGATAAACCTGAAGCTTCTGTAGTTGGAGAGATAATTCCTGCAAATGAGTTTTATGATTATGATGCCAAATATGAAGACAAAGGCAGTAAAACTGAAGCACCTGCAGATATCCCTCATGAAATTTCAGAACGAGTAAGAAATCTTGCAAAAAAAGCATTTACTGCAATTGACTGCTCAGGCATGGCAAGAGTTGATTTTCTATACGATACTGAAAAAAACGAGATTTATTTAAATGAGATAAATACAATACCGGGATTTACTCCAATCAGCATGTACCCTGTTTTATGGGACAAATCAGGAGTTACTTATTCCGAACTTATAACCAGGTTAATTGAGCTTGCTTTTGAACGGTTTGATGATTTGTCTCAATCCAATATTGTAATGAAGATATGATGAAGGCTAAATACAGAGACGGCAAAATAAATCTGTCGGATTTTTAAAAAGAAAGAATATGGCAGAAACAAAGGGAAGAGCAGACCCTGAAGATATAAAATCCCTTTTGTTGGAGAGAATAAATAATATCAAATCGAATGGTGTATAAACAAGAGGATATTACCATGAATACACACCATAAAATAATTATTGGAGATAGCCGTCAGATGAGCAGTATTGCTAATAAATCTGTTCATCTGATTGTTACTTCACCACCATATTGGCAGTTAAAAGATTATGGTGCTGTTAATCAGATTGGTTATAATGATAATTACGAAAATTATATAAATAATTTAAATCTGGTATGGAACCAATGTTACAGAGTCCTTGATAACGGATGCCGATTGTGTGTGAATATTGGTGACCAATTTGCGCGGTCTATTTATTATGGCAGATATAAAGTAATACCAATAAGAACAGAAATAATCAAATTTTGCGAAAGCATCGGATTCGATTACATGGGAGCAATAATCTGGCAAAAAAAAACTACTTCAAATACTACTGGCGGAGCATCATTAATGGGGAGTTATCCAACTCCAAGAAACGGAATAATTTCTATTGATTATGAATTTATTTTAATATTTAAAAAACTTGGAACACCCGGAAAGCCCAGCAGAGAAATTAAAGAAAAGTCAAGAATGACTAAAGAGGAATGGAAAACATATTTTTCAGGGCACTGGAATTTTGGAGGAGCAAAGCAGGATGGACATATTGCAGTGTTTCCCGAAGAATTACCGAAAAGACTGATTAAGATGTTTGCATTCAAAGAAGATACTGTGCTTGATCCGTTTCTTGGAAGTGGGACAACATCCCTGGCAGCAAAAAATCTTGGTAGAAATTCAATCGGATACGAGATAAATCCAGATTTTATTTCATTAATCAAACAGAAACTGCATGTTGGAAGCGGGCAAAATGCAACTTTTGAATTTATTAAAGAAGAGAAAATTGAAAATTTTCATGAAGAGATAAAGAAGCTTCCATATATTTTTAAAGATTTCCATAAATTTGATAAAAAGATAGATCCTAAAAAACTTCAATTTGGATCAAAGATAGATAGGAATAGCTCTACAAAGAGAGAAGATTACTATACAGTTAAGGAAATAATCAGTCCAGAATTAATAATGTTAAATAACGGCTTAATTGTCAAGCTTATTGGAATAAGAGAGAAGAAAGAGATAAATGGTAAGGCAATGGAATTCTTAAAGTTGAAGACAAAGGGGCAGAAGGTATATCTTAAATTTGATAAAATGAAATATGATAATAATAATAATCTGATGGTCTATTTGTATCTTAAAAACAGGACTTTTATAAATGCTCATTTATTGAAAAATGGTCTTGCTGATATTGATTTAGTCTTTGAGTTTAAAAACAGAGAAAGATTTATTAATTATTTAAAAAACAGTAAATAGGGGGCCTGTATTATGGCAAAAGAGTGGATACTGAATAATACAATGAACAGATTCCAACTTAATTTTAAAAGGAATGTTGGGCCCACCTCGGAATCAATCAGACGATGTTCTCCTAAAACACTGGATGAATGGAAAAATTACTATTTTAAAAATGTTCGTTCAAAAGAACATATAGAAGAACTCGGCAAAAAGTTATATGTAAAAATTACTGAAGTTATTCAGTCAGAAGTTGAAGAAATAACAGAAGACGATTGCATAAATTATATGTTTCAACTTATTATTGACAGAACATTTGATGGATATATGACAGAAATAAAAACTATTTATGGGCAATTGCAGGAAATACTGGAAAAGGAATTTTTAAAGATAAAAATTGAACCCGCCCCTGATGAATGGGATAGATTGTTCAATGTTGATTTTTTTATTAAAATTAGTAAGAGTTTTATCGGCCTGCAAATAAAACCGGTTAGCAGTGGAATACAGTTATCTCAGATATTTAAGGAAAGAAAAATTCAAAGAAATACTCACAATGAATTTACTGCTAAATATGGTGGGAGAGTATTTTATATCTTTTCAGTAAAGGAGAGTGGGAAAAAACAAATTGCAAATCCTGATGTAATAGATGAAATAAAAGTTGAAATCAGAAGATTAGTTGAAGAGAGATAAGCCAGTATGTTTAGGCCAATATACGTGAATAAAAAATCCCATTTGTTGGAAGTTAAAAGGATTGTATAATGATAAAGCTTAATAATCTGTCAAAGAGTTTCGGCACATTAAATGCAGTTGACAGTGTCAGTGTTGAAATACCTGACGGCCAGATATGCGGATATCTCGGGCCTAATGGTGCAGGAAAAACAACTACAGTTAAAATGCTTACAACAATACTGAGCCCTGACAGCGGCACAGCGGAGATAGACGGATTTGATGTAAGAACTCAGTCTCTCGAAGTAAAAAAACGTATAGGATATGTACCTGAATCAGGCAGTATTTACAAGAGCCTGACTCCGTACGAATTTTTATCCTTTGCAGGCAAACTGCACAAAATTGATGCTTCAGTTCTTGAAGACAGGATAAAGGAATTTTCCCGGTTCTTTGGCTTTACGGATCAACTCCACTCACGCATGATTACATTCTCCAAAGGAGAAAAACAGCGGATAGTTATTACAGCAGCGCTTATTCATAATCCCTCGGTTCTGTTTCTTGATGAACCATTAAGCGGGCTTGATGCGACAACTGTGCTTAAATTCAAGGAATTACTGAGAGATATGGCTGCACAGGGAAAGACTGTTTTTTACTGTTCCCACATTCTTGAAGTCGTTGAAAAATTGTGCGACAGAGTGGTAATCATAGACAACGGCAGAATAATTAAAGACGGATCTGTATCAGAATTAAAAAAGATGACAAAACTTTCATCTCTTGAAGATGTATTCAGAAAGCTTACCATGACTGAAAACGTTGATGATGCTGTAGCTGCAGTGTCAAAAAGTATAAGCAGCAGCGGAGAATCATGATGTTAGAGAAGATATTGAAAGTTTTTGGAATTGATAAGGATCAGTTTATTGCAATTGTAAAGATAAGCCTTAAAAATGACTTTCGTCCCGCTGCAGAATCCTCGTCAAAACGAGGGAAAAAACTTTCAGGCACACTCCTTCCATTTATCATTTACAGCTGGCTGGGATTTTTTATGGCTGTTACTCTTTTAACAAAGCATGCTTCCATGCAGGCCTATTCATTTTTCATGATCAGCTATACAATGGTTATGGTCTTTTTTGCGGTGCTTCATGAATTTGATCTTATTCTTATTAATCCTGATGATGCGGATGTTATTTCATTCCGTCCTGTAAATTCTGTTACTTACAGCGCTGCAAAGCTGCTTAATTTTGTTATCTATGTATTGCTTTTAACATTAAGCCTGTCATTCATGCCTGTAGTTATTGCCTTTTTCCTCCCTGGTGCAGGCTGGATTTTCCCTTTACTCCTGTTTAAGGTCACAGGTGTTGCAAGTTTAAGCACTGGCCTAATAGTTGTGATATTTTATACAGAGCTTTTAAACAGAGTGCCTGCAAACAAGCTTAAGGACGGAATTACTTATATGCAGGTTCTGTTTACGCTTATGATTTTTGTTGTGTACCAGCTTGTGCCGCGGCTTGGCTCCGATGTTTTAAATTCAAATGCAGGTACAGCAGGAAAATGGGTAATACTAATGCCTTCCGCATGGTATACCGGTTTCATTGATTTTTTTACAGGCAGGAGTAGTACTTACACAGGGATCTATGCTTTTTTGGCTGTGCTGCTTACTGCAGTAGTGTTTGTTTTCGGAATTAGAAAATTTTCATTAACAGGCGCTGCAAAAATAGCATTTCTCCTGCAGCGCATAGAAAAGGTAAGTGCTGATAAACCAAAAAACAGTATTTTTGCCAATCCTTTTATCCCTATGACATTAAAATTGTTAAAAAACAATGAGTCAAAAGCAGGTTTCTTTTTTGCGTCAGCAATGATTAAAAGGGACCGAAGCGTAAGAGCGGGATTCCTTTCACTTTGTGCAATTCTTATAGCAGCGGTAATTATCTCGCTTTTTGACGGAAGTATTACAGACCCCTTTTTACACGATTCAGCTCTACATTCAGGGCATTTTTCCTATGTGTTTATGTTCTCAATATTCGTAATTTTCTCCCTTGTCAGTTTTATTCAGTTTTCATCTGACTATGAAGGCTCATGGATTTTAAAAATATTGCCGATGGACCATGCCGGAGAGATGTACAGAGGAGCAAGCAGGGTCATTATCGTACAGATTTTATTTCCCTTATATTTTGTAATATTTCTTGTATATGCTTTTAAAATCGGCATTGTTCACGCATTTCTGCAGGTGTTTGTATTCTATTCATTTGGAGCGCTGGCTTTAACCAGCGGGTTATTTTTAATAAAGAGTTTTCCGTTTTCCCTTAAAAGAGTAAGAGGCGATAAAATCCGGACTTTTAAAATGATTTTATTTACATTGCCTGTAATAATTGTTTATAGCATCCTCAAGGAAATAATTTATGCAAATTTTTTTAATCTGTTTATAGTAATAAGTTTACTTTTTTTGATAAATTTCATTCTTGAAAAAATTGCAGTGAAACGTTTGAATAAGATATTGATTGATTATTGACGCTTTTGATTTATTCTACAGGAAGGTATGTTATGAGAATGAACATGATTATAGCAGCAGGGGCAGCAGTTATGGCAGTAACAATATTTTTTCACGGATGCAGCGAAAAGAAATCAAGAGCTGATTTAATTTTAAAAAACGGAGTTATTTTTACAGGGACAGAGGATGGAATTGTAGAAGCAATAGCAATAAAAAAGGACAGGATCATTGCAGCAGGCCCTTTTAATGAAATTGATAAATTGATAACTGAGAAAACCAGGATAATTGATCTTGATGGCAAGTTTGCATGTGCAGGTTTCAACGATGCACATCTTCATCTTTTAAGCGGCGGGTTGAGCATGCTTGAGGTTGACCTGACAGGTGCATCTTCTTTAAGAGAGATAAGAAGAAGGATTGCAAACAAGATTAGAACCCTGGGTCCGGGTGCATGGATTCTTGGAAGAGGGTGGGACCAAAATCTTCTGCCCGGGAAAAAGTGGCCGACAAGGAGAGTGCTTGATATGGTCGCACCGGATGTCCCGATATATTTAAGAAGAATCTGCGGCCATGCGGCTTTGGTTAATACAAAAGCCCTTCGGATATCACATATTACAAAAGATACACCTGATCCCCCTGGAGGAGAAATAGTACACGATCCGAAGACAGGAGAACCCATAGGAATTTTAAAAGACTCTGCAATGGAATTAGTGTCCCAATATATTCCCGGCCCGTCAAAAGAGCAGAAGATAAAAGCAGTAAAACGCGCTCTTGATGAGTTCAGAAGATTTGGCATTACAAGTGTTTCCGAGAACACATCTGCAGATATGTTCAGTATGTACAGTGACTTAGAGAAGCAGGGAAAGTTGACCTGCCGTATTTCTGAAATGGTTCCGGTTGAAACAGGTTTTGACAAATGTGAAAAACTGAGGAAAAAATACAGGGGCCCGTATGTCCGTTTCGGCCTTTTAAAGGCATTTGCAGACGGCAGCCTTGGTGCGAGAAGTGCGGCACTTTTTGAGCCGTATTCCGATAATCCGTCAACCAAGGGTTTAATTCAATACTCTCAGAATGAAATAAATACCCTTGTTGCAGAAGCCGATAAAAGAGGCTTTCAAATGGGGATTCATGCAATCGGCACAAGGGCCAATTATATGATTTTAAATGCTTATGAATTTGCGCAGAAGAAAAACGGAAAGAGAGATTCCAGGCATAGAATTGAGCATGCTCAGATTCTGATTCAAGATGGAATTCCGCGTTTTAAAGAACTCGGAGTTATTGCATCAATGCAGCCTTTTCACTGTATTGATGACATGCACTGGGCGGAAAAGTTTATAGGCCCAAGAAGGTGCCGTTATGCTTATGCATGGAGGAGCCTTATGAGTAATGGCGCCAATGTTGCTTTTGGCACTGATTGGCCCATTGCACCTCTTAATCCTCTTGTAAGCATCTATGCCGCAGTAACAAGAATGGATACAACAGGATATCCTGCAGGAGGCTGGTTCCCGGACCAGAGGCTGACTGTTAAAGAGGCGCTCCTGAACTATACAAGGACATCGGCTTATGCAGAATTTTGTGAGAAGGAAAAAGGTGTTTTAAAAAAGGGCATGCTTGCAGATATAGTTGTTTTGGATAAAAATATTTTAAAAGTTTTTCCGGAAGATATTTTAAAAACAAAAGTTGTTTATACAATAGTCGGCGGAAAGATTGTATACGAGAAGGGGAAGTGATTTAACAAGCTGTGACAGACGGTGTTGTTTTGATCCCTGAGTAGGTAGCGGGTGATTTTCGAAGGCCAATGTATTTACGGAAATAAAAGAATGCAAGAAAAATACCGTACTGAATGCATGGTTTATATTGTATAAGATTATATTTTAGGGTTTCTGAAGGATGATGCAATTATAGCCGGCCTTTTTAAAAAATTCTCTTGAAAGCACGTGCCGTAATGCTTATATTTGAATGTCAATATGATATGTTTAAACAGCATTAATAAATCTTTAAATAAAATTTAATCTATTTACTTGGAGGTACGGGAATGTCACAAAGTGCAGTTGACGCAATGCGGAAAGCGCACGAACTATTGGCCGCCTATGATTTTAAAGTAATTGAGCTGGAAAGAGGGTACGCCAGGCGGACTCTGCGAATCGATCTTGATACAAACCGGATAACCGAACATCCGGTTACTCAGAAGACGATTGATCTCTGGACAGGAGGGAAGGGCTTTGATCTGTGGCTCATGTTTCAGGAGATTGATAAAAACACAAAATGGAATGATCCCAATAACCCGATATGTTTTTCTCCCGGGCCTTTGGGGGGCACAACATCTTTCCCCGGAACAGGAAAGACACTGGTTACTTCAATCTCGCCCATTACTAAATCGATTATGGATTGTAATGTAGGCGGATATTTTGGCCCCTATCTTAAATTTTCCGGATATGATGCGTTAATGGTTATCGGCAAGGCAAAAGAGGATGTAATTGTTCTAATTGATGCTCAGACGGGAAAAATCAGTATTGAGAAAGCTCCTGAAGAAAGTGTTAATTCTCACCTGCTTGCAGAAGAACTTACAGAGATGTACGCTGATAATGAACTTGACCGCAGGAATGTATCTGTTGTATCATCTGGCAGAGGTGCTGAACATACACACATGGGTGTCCTGAACTTTTCATTTTATGACTGGCGAAGAAGGCAACCCAGGCTTAAACAGGCAGGAAGAGGAGGAATTGGGACGGTTTTCCGCAATAAAAATCTGAAAGCAGTTGTTGTCAGGAATAAAGACATAACCCCTGCGTGGAGAGTTGCGGAGAATAAGGTCCAAAAAATGGTACAGCCGGATAATATCCCTCATTGTGACTGTACTGCTGAAATTGAGCAGATATGCGAAAAGTGGAACAATGATCCTGAATATGTTATTGAGATGATGCAGGATGTTCAGGAAAGATACCGTTGTATTCCTCCTGAAACTCTCGATGTTATAAACAGCAGAACAAGAACACCAAAGGCTTATCTTTATCATATAGCAACATTTTACAAAACATTCAGCCTTGAAGAAAAGGGCGAAAAGACCATTCAGGTCTGTATGGGAACTGCATGCCATGTCAAAGGTTCTGCTAAGATTCTTGATGGATTTGAACGGGAACTTAACATCAAAACAGGCGAGACAACAAAAGACAAGAAGTTCTCTCTTGAAGCAGTTGCATGTCTCGGAGCATGTTCTCTTGCACCGGTTGTCAAGATCGGAGATAATGTGTTAGGCGGTGTGCAGGTAAAGGATGTTAAAAAGATTATTAAAAATGCTGAACAGGAATAAGCCAGAGAGGTGGAATAAATGCCAAGATTGAATATAAAAGATTTAGAAGCCGTGGCCCTGAAAGAAAAGGAGAAACTGAGCAGGTACAAAGGCATGGTAATGGTCTGTAATGGTACCGGGTGCGTTTCTGCCGGGGGCTTTAAAATAAAAGATAAACTTGAAGAGGTTATTAAAGCAAAAGGTCTGGATAAAGATTATCTCGTAGTTGGTACAGGGTGTAACGGATTTTGTGCAATGGGACCTATCTGTGTTATACAGCCTGAAGGTACTTTTTATCAGAAAATTAAAGAAGAGGATGTTGAAGAGCTTGTTGAGAGCCATCTTGTAAAAGGGAAACCTCTTGAAAGGCTTCTTCATAAAGACCCTGTTTCAGGCGCTGTAAATGAGAAGATAGATGATATTTCATTTTTTTCCAAACAGCAGCTCATTGCACTTCGCAATAAGGGGCTTATAGACCCTGAAAATATCAATCACTACATTGCGAGAGGCGGATACAGGGCGCTGAAAAAAGTTTTTGAAGAAAAAGATCCCGACGGAATTATTCAAACAGTAATAAAATCAGGAATAAGAGGAAGAGGAGGCGGCGGATTTCCCACAGGAATAAAATGGCAGTCCGGTAAGAAAGCAGCAGATGAGAAAAAAGAAGATATCTATATTATATGTAATGGCGATGAAGGCGATCCCGGTGCTTTTATGGATCGTTCCATAATTGAAGCGGATCCCCACACTATAATAGAAGGCATGGTGATCGGGGCTTACGCAGTCGGAGCAAAAGAAGGATTTATCTATCTTAGAAAAGAGTACCCTCTTGCACTCAGCCGTTTTAAAATTGCACTTGACCAGGCAAGAGAAAGCGGATTTCTCGGTAAAGATATTCTTGGAACAGGGTTTGAATTTGATATTGCAGTCCATCAGGGCGCAGGAGCTTTTGTGTGCGGAGAGAGTACAGCTCTAATGGCTTCAATGTCAGGAAGGGCAGGAGAGCCAAGAGCCAAATATGTTCATAATACTGAAGTCGGATTCAGAGACAAGCCTACTATTCTTAACAATGTGGAGACATGGGCAAATATTCCGATGATTATTGAAAAGGGCTCGGAGTGGTTTTCAGCAATCGGGAGCGGTGATGTGAGTAAAAGCCCGTGGAACGGCTCATCCGGCACAAAGGTTTTCTCCCTTGTGGGTGATATAAACAACACAGGCCTTGTTGAAGTCCCCATGGGCATTTCTCTGCGTGAAATAATCTATGATATCGGCGGCGGAATACCGAACAACAGAGAATTTAAGGCAGTACAGACAGGAGGCCCCTCAGGCGGCTGCATACCTGCATCTAAGCTTGATATGCCTGTGGATTTTGACTCTCTGACCGAAGCAGGCTCTATGATGGGTTCAGGCGGCATGATTGTAATGGATGATCATACATGTATGGTTGATGTTGCAAGATATTTTATAAATTTTCTTATGGATGAATCTTGCGGAAAGTGTACACCATGCCGTGAAGGCCTCTTTGCATTGAACAATATTTTGACAGGAATTACAAAGGGAGAGGGTAAAGAGGGCGATATTGAGAAACTTGAGGAGATATGCCATACTGTAAAAGAGGCAAGTCTCTGTCAGTTGGGCCAATCAGCTCCCAATCCGGTTCTTTCCACAATAAGATACTTCCGCGAGGAGTATGAGGAACACATAAGAGATAAAAAGTGCAGAGCCGGTGTATGTAAGAGCCTTATTAAATATTCCATAAATGATAATTGTACGGGTTGTCATGTCTGTGCAGTGAACTGTCCGGTACAAGCGATATCCGGAAATGTAAAAGAGATGCATTCAATAGATCCTGAAGTTTGTATTAAATGCGGCATCTGCTATGAAGTCTGCAAATTTAACGCAGTGGAGGTGCGATAATGGCTGTAGAAAAAATTAAACTGAACATAAATGGCAAAGTAGTAGAAGCCGCTAAAGATACCTATCTTTTAAAAGTTTTACAGGACCAGGGGCTTCAGATTCCTACACTCTGCTATCACAAAGATTTGACTCCAGGCGGTGTCTGCAGGCTCTGCTCTGTTGAGGTCGAGAAAAACGGAAAACGCAAACTGGTTACTTCATGCAACTATCCTGTAAGGGAAGATATAACCGTTTACACTGAATCGGAAAATGTTAAGCAACACAGAAAAGTTCTTGCTGAGATGT
It contains:
- a CDS encoding ABC transporter ATP-binding protein gives rise to the protein MIKLNNLSKSFGTLNAVDSVSVEIPDGQICGYLGPNGAGKTTTVKMLTTILSPDSGTAEIDGFDVRTQSLEVKKRIGYVPESGSIYKSLTPYEFLSFAGKLHKIDASVLEDRIKEFSRFFGFTDQLHSRMITFSKGEKQRIVITAALIHNPSVLFLDEPLSGLDATTVLKFKELLRDMAAQGKTVFYCSHILEVVEKLCDRVVIIDNGRIIKDGSVSELKKMTKLSSLEDVFRKLTMTENVDDAVAAVSKSISSSGES
- a CDS encoding thermonuclease family protein produces the protein MNTHHKIIIGDSRQMSSIANKSVHLIVTSPPYWQLKDYGAVNQIGYNDNYENYINNLNLVWNQCYRVLDNGCRLCVNIGDQFARSIYYGRYKVIPIRTEIIKFCESIGFDYMGAIIWQKKTTSNTTGGASLMGSYPTPRNGIISIDYEFILIFKKLGTPGKPSREIKEKSRMTKEEWKTYFSGHWNFGGAKQDGHIAVFPEELPKRLIKMFAFKEDTVLDPFLGSGTTSLAAKNLGRNSIGYEINPDFISLIKQKLHVGSGQNATFEFIKEEKIENFHEEIKKLPYIFKDFHKFDKKIDPKKLQFGSKIDRNSSTKREDYYTVKEIISPELIMLNNGLIVKLIGIREKKEINGKAMEFLKLKTKGQKVYLKFDKMKYDNNNNLMVYLYLKNRTFINAHLLKNGLADIDLVFEFKNRERFINYLKNSK
- a CDS encoding D-alanine--D-alanine ligase, which translates into the protein MTKKKIAVIFGGRSPEHTISITSAMGILQNIDRSEYEVVPVRISMEGEWNYLPDLELPESLEDLKNPGFPAFLGDPSTAGLIVMENDKFRTLKLDAVFPVLHGPFGEDGTIQGQIHMAGLPCVGAGIAASALGMDKVLMKEIFLQDELPAVDFIWFLRSAWREKQKEITQAVEKEIGFPCFVKPANAGSSVGITKVKDVSSLVPAVDEAAQYDRKILIEKGINGREFECGILGNDKPEASVVGEIIPANEFYDYDAKYEDKGSKTEAPADIPHEISERVRNLAKKAFTAIDCSGMARVDFLYDTEKNEIYLNEINTIPGFTPISMYPVLWDKSGVTYSELITRLIELAFERFDDLSQSNIVMKI
- a CDS encoding amidohydrolase gives rise to the protein MRMNMIIAAGAAVMAVTIFFHGCSEKKSRADLILKNGVIFTGTEDGIVEAIAIKKDRIIAAGPFNEIDKLITEKTRIIDLDGKFACAGFNDAHLHLLSGGLSMLEVDLTGASSLREIRRRIANKIRTLGPGAWILGRGWDQNLLPGKKWPTRRVLDMVAPDVPIYLRRICGHAALVNTKALRISHITKDTPDPPGGEIVHDPKTGEPIGILKDSAMELVSQYIPGPSKEQKIKAVKRALDEFRRFGITSVSENTSADMFSMYSDLEKQGKLTCRISEMVPVETGFDKCEKLRKKYRGPYVRFGLLKAFADGSLGARSAALFEPYSDNPSTKGLIQYSQNEINTLVAEADKRGFQMGIHAIGTRANYMILNAYEFAQKKNGKRDSRHRIEHAQILIQDGIPRFKELGVIASMQPFHCIDDMHWAEKFIGPRRCRYAYAWRSLMSNGANVAFGTDWPIAPLNPLVSIYAAVTRMDTTGYPAGGWFPDQRLTVKEALLNYTRTSAYAEFCEKEKGVLKKGMLADIVVLDKNILKVFPEDILKTKVVYTIVGGKIVYEKGK
- a CDS encoding MjaI family restriction endonuclease, which translates into the protein MAKEWILNNTMNRFQLNFKRNVGPTSESIRRCSPKTLDEWKNYYFKNVRSKEHIEELGKKLYVKITEVIQSEVEEITEDDCINYMFQLIIDRTFDGYMTEIKTIYGQLQEILEKEFLKIKIEPAPDEWDRLFNVDFFIKISKSFIGLQIKPVSSGIQLSQIFKERKIQRNTHNEFTAKYGGRVFYIFSVKESGKKQIANPDVIDEIKVEIRRLVEER
- a CDS encoding 4Fe-4S binding protein is translated as MPRLNIKDLEAVALKEKEKLSRYKGMVMVCNGTGCVSAGGFKIKDKLEEVIKAKGLDKDYLVVGTGCNGFCAMGPICVIQPEGTFYQKIKEEDVEELVESHLVKGKPLERLLHKDPVSGAVNEKIDDISFFSKQQLIALRNKGLIDPENINHYIARGGYRALKKVFEEKDPDGIIQTVIKSGIRGRGGGGFPTGIKWQSGKKAADEKKEDIYIICNGDEGDPGAFMDRSIIEADPHTIIEGMVIGAYAVGAKEGFIYLRKEYPLALSRFKIALDQARESGFLGKDILGTGFEFDIAVHQGAGAFVCGESTALMASMSGRAGEPRAKYVHNTEVGFRDKPTILNNVETWANIPMIIEKGSEWFSAIGSGDVSKSPWNGSSGTKVFSLVGDINNTGLVEVPMGISLREIIYDIGGGIPNNREFKAVQTGGPSGGCIPASKLDMPVDFDSLTEAGSMMGSGGMIVMDDHTCMVDVARYFINFLMDESCGKCTPCREGLFALNNILTGITKGEGKEGDIEKLEEICHTVKEASLCQLGQSAPNPVLSTIRYFREEYEEHIRDKKCRAGVCKSLIKYSINDNCTGCHVCAVNCPVQAISGNVKEMHSIDPEVCIKCGICYEVCKFNAVEVR
- a CDS encoding NAD(P)H-dependent oxidoreductase subunit E — protein: MSQSAVDAMRKAHELLAAYDFKVIELERGYARRTLRIDLDTNRITEHPVTQKTIDLWTGGKGFDLWLMFQEIDKNTKWNDPNNPICFSPGPLGGTTSFPGTGKTLVTSISPITKSIMDCNVGGYFGPYLKFSGYDALMVIGKAKEDVIVLIDAQTGKISIEKAPEESVNSHLLAEELTEMYADNELDRRNVSVVSSGRGAEHTHMGVLNFSFYDWRRRQPRLKQAGRGGIGTVFRNKNLKAVVVRNKDITPAWRVAENKVQKMVQPDNIPHCDCTAEIEQICEKWNNDPEYVIEMMQDVQERYRCIPPETLDVINSRTRTPKAYLYHIATFYKTFSLEEKGEKTIQVCMGTACHVKGSAKILDGFERELNIKTGETTKDKKFSLEAVACLGACSLAPVVKIGDNVLGGVQVKDVKKIIKNAEQE